The following DNA comes from Streptococcus pasteurianus.
TGACACCATCACCAGTCATGGCAACAACCTTACCTTCATTTTGCCAAGCTTTTACGATACGCACCTTGTGTTCTGGAGACACACGTGCATAAACGGAGTATTGTTTGAAAACTTTTTGGAATTCTTCATCAGAAAGTTCATTAAGTTCAGCACCAGTAAAGACGTGGTCTTGACCATCATCTTCAATGATACCAAGGCGTTTGGCAATAGCTTCCGCTGTATCTTGGTGGTCTCCAGTAATCATGATTGGACGAATACCAGCTTCTTTAGCAACAGCAACAGCTTTTGCAGCTTCTGGACGTTCAGGGTCAATCATTCCGACCAATCCAGAGAAAATCAAATCAGACTCAATAATATCTGATTCAAGGGCTGGGACCTCAGAGACATATTTGTAAGCCATCATCAAGACACGTAGCGCTTTTCGGGCCAAATCTTTATTAACAGCAAGAATGCCTTCTTTTTCTTCAGCGGTAATATCACGTACTTGACCATTTTCTTCGATACGAGTAACACGCTTAAGCAATTGGTCTGGAGCACCTTTTACCGCAACAAAATATTTGCCATCTGCTTCCTTATGAATGGTTGACATCAGCTTACGTTCAGAATCAAATGGTAATTCTGCAACACGTGGCTCTTCAACAAGAGCTTCACGTATATCAAAACTGTGATCCAGTCCAAATTGAACAAGAGCTGTTTCTGTAGGATCGCCAATGAGTTTTCCATTTGGATCAATCTTCGTGTCATTAGCAAAATTCATAATACGAAGAGTATTATTATCAGAGGCAATGTCACTAGCAGCACTTTGTAGCTCACCGTTTGTATAGACTTTTTCAACAGTCATCTGGTTCATGGTCAACGTTCCAGTTTTATCAGAGGCAATAATTTCAGTTGAACCAAGTGTTTCAACGGCAGGAAGTTTACGTACGATTGAGTTGCGTTTTGCTAATGTTGTTGTTCCCATTGATAATACAATCGTAACAATAGCAGGTAAACCTTCAGGTATAGCAGCTACAGCTAATGCAACAGATGTCATTAAGCCTTCAATTGGAGATTCTCCACGAACAAAGACCCCTACAATAAAAGTAACAATGGCAATAGCTACAACCAAATAAGTCAAAACTTTAGATAATTGGTTAAGGTTTTGTTTAAGTGGAGTATCTGTTTCATCAGCATTAGCTAACATATCAGCAATTTTACCAACTTCTGTATACATTCCAGTATTAACAACAACACCAGAACCACGTCCATAAGTGACATTTGAGTTTTGGTAAGCCATGTTAACACGGTCACCGATACCAGCATCAGCTGCAACTTCTACCGATAAATCTTTTTCAACAGGAACAGATTCACCAGTCAATGCTGCTTCTTCAATTTTTAATGACGCAGCTTCCAACAAGCGCATATCAGCAGGTACGACATCACCAGCTTCAAGCATAACAATGTCACCAGGAACCAATTCTCTTGAATCAATTTCAACAATATGACCATTACGACGCACACGTGCAATCTGACTCGACATATCTTTCAGCGCTTCAATTGCAGCCTCTGCCTGCCCCTCTTGGTAAACACCAAACGCTGCGTTAAGAATAACAACTGCCAAAATAATAAGCGCATCTGTTAGCCCTTCGCTTCCCTCTGTAACTACCGAAAGCGCTGCTGCAACTAGCAAAATAATAATCATTAAATCCTTGAATTGGTCAAGAAATTTTGCTAGTAAACTTCGTTTTTGACTTTCTTCAAGTTCATTATGACCATATTCATCCAAGCGCTTTTGTGCTTCCGCAGTAGATAAACCTTCACGTGATGATTGTAACTCATCTAACGTTTCATCTTTTCCTTGTGTGTAAAACAAGGCTTTACTTTGTTCTTTAAACAAAATAGCTTCCTCCTCTGGTCTCAAAAATAGAAAAAGAGACCTGTTTTTTTAAAAAAACAAGTCTCGCTGTTTAAGATTATGCCGGAAATCAACGATTTCGTAATGACGACATAAACGCGATTTTTCAGTCGCAAATTGCGTACTGAAGGTTTATCATTTAGTTTTGTGTTCATCCTAGGCACCATAGCTACAGATTAGAATTGAATCCAGCAAAGCAAGGTACCGAAAGAGGATGCAAAAATAAAGACAAAAATCGCCTGCTACTCCCTTGAATACAAAGTAATCATATCAACTTTTATCTTTTTTGTCAACTGAACACATCCCCACTCGAACACCGATAATATCGTATTTATATTATGCTTATACCCAATGAATTTCTAGCTGATAATTTGCAAAAACACTCTCTCCATCAACTTGTTTGAGTTGATAATGAATTTTAAGATGTTGTTGTTCAACATCCAACTCATAAATACTTGTTTGCGTTTGTAAATGCTGTAAGCCTACTGGCGTCGGAATAGCAACCAGAGCAGGATTGTCACGGTGAAAACGCATAATTGATTTCGGCGTTGAATAACGTGTCATGACCAACTCTTGCTCGTTGCATTTGAGCATCACGGTTTCTTCTTCCTCATTGGTATAAGCAAGGTAAATATGCCCATTTTTTTCCGTTAATTTGACAGGATAAGATTGTTCAACCAGCTCAACCTGTCCATCCAAATCAATTTTATTCTTAATGTGAAGTTTCATGTAATGTTAAAATGTCTTTCCTTTCCCTAAAATTATAACAATTCTGACGTGTTAAAGCCACTATAAGTCTAACATTTAATAGCAGATGAGCGAAGTAAACTTGTTCCTGTGAAAAGAGCAATAAAGATAATTAAAATTTTAACGGATTAATACCCAACATTGAGAAAAAGATTAACTCTGGCGCATAATTTCCTAGCCCGTTGTCCTCAAAATGCTAACCGTCAAATTAAACATCACTTCGACAAGAATTCAAATCCCATGTAAACCATGAGCACTTTCAGAAATACTCCCCAAAGGATTGGCAATCAGTCGGTAAACCATAATGAATATGGCAACAAATTAACAAAATTCCCAAGACACGTTGGACTGAGCGTGTGCTCCAACCTTTTAGTTCTTTGTGTTCCTACAACTGCTCCTAAAAGGGTGCCATTCCCATAGCAAAAGTGGTCAAGTCAACCTCAACAACGGTAATAAAGCAAAGCGCCTCAATCAAAATAGGAATAATATGCGCTGTCGATAACGTTGCAGAGATTTTTTATTATCTTCAACCAGTTTTTCGTTTTAAAAAATGCTGTACTCGTTGCAAAGCATCCACTCCATGGCGTATCTAATAACTCTGTCACGTAACCAACCCATAGCCCAATCCATAATTCTTCCTCTAAATTAAAGCCATGCTTTTTAACATTTACCAAAATATTTCCCATTGTCCAGAAGATGAGAAAAATCAAAAAAGTTAAATCACACGAAGAATAAGTTCATTCGTCATAGTCAACATTATAAATCAAATCCAAGTATTCGTAAATATCCCAGACCTTCCAAAATCAGCTTTACACAGTTTTTTGTTATAATGAAAGTATGAATGAAAAAGTATTTCGTGACCCTGTTCACAACTATATAACTGTCAATCATCAGATTATTTACGACCTTATCAATAGTAAAGAGTTTCAGCGCCTACGACGAGTCAAACAAGTTTCGACAACTGTTTTTACCTTTCATGGTGCAGAACACAGCCGCTTCTCACACTGTTTAGGTGTTTACGAGATTGCAAGACGTGTGACTGAAATTTTTGATGACAAATTTCCTGATATTTGGAATTCTGATGACAATCTCTTAACGATGGTGGCTGGGCTTTTACATGATGTCGGGCATGGTGCGTATTCACACACTTTCGAAAAACTCTTTGATACCGACCACGAAGCCGTTACACAAAAGATTATCACCAGTCCAGATACTGAAGTCAATACTATCTTGCGTCGCGTCTCTCCTGATTTTCCAGAAAAAGTCGCTAGTGTTATCAACCACACTTATCATAATAAACAAGTTGTCCAACTCATTTCTAGCCAAATTGACTGTGACCGCATGGACTACCTTTTGCGCGATTCTTACTATAGCGGCGCTAATTATGGTCAATTTGACTTGAATCGCATTTTACGTGTGATTCGCCCAACTGAAGACGGTATTGTTTTTGAATACAATGGCATGCACGCCGTTGAGGACTATATTGTCAGTCGTTTCCAAATGTATATGCAAGTGTATTTTCACCCTGCTAGTCGCGGAATGGAAGTATTGTTACAAAATCTTTTAAAACGTGCAAAATACCTTTACCAGACTGATACCGATTTCTTTGAAAGAACATCACCAAATCTGATTCCATTTTTAGAAAATCATGCTAACTTAGCTGATTATCTTGCTTTAGATGATGGGGTGATGAATACCTATTTTCAAACTTGGATGACTGCTGAAGATGAGATTTTGGCTGATTTGGCAAGCCGTTTTGTTAATCGTAAAGTCTTTAAATCGGTGACTTTCGAAGAATCGTCACGCAAAGAACTCAGTCACCTTGTTGACCTTGTCCAATCTGTTGGTTTTGATCCTGATTATTACACAGGTATCCATGTCAATTTTGACTTGCCTTATGACATTTACCGTCCTGAAAAAGAAGAACCCAGAACCGAGATTAACATGATTCAAAAAGACGGTTCTGTTGTAGAATTATCAACAATTTCACCAATCGTCAAAGCCTTAACTGGTACTATTTATGGCGACCAACGATTCTATTTTCCAAAAGAAATGCTAGTTGATAACGACCTATTTGCCATTGATAAGAAAGCCTTTATGAGCTATATTTCAAACGAACATTTTGTTTATCATAATTAAGTTTAAGAGCGTATCATGACTTATTTAGCATTGAAAACGTTCCACTTCAGATTTCCTTGTGTTCCCCATGACAAATAAGCCACTTTTTAGTAAGATAGATAGGTAGAGATTCTTTAGGAAGGGTAAAATAACCTTATGTCTATTAAATTAGTCGCTGTCGATATCGACGGCACACTTTTGACCAATGACCGCAAAGTCACACCTGAAGTTTTTGAAGCCGTTCAAGATGCTAAAAAACAAGGTGTTAAAGTCATCATTGCTACTGGACGTCCAATTCCAGGCGTTCAAACACTTCTCGATGAATTAAACCTGAAAGAATCAGGCGATTATGTCATCACTTTCAATGGTGGTTTAGTCCAAGATACCGCTACTGGTGAGAACATTATCACTGAAACCATGACTTACGATGATTATCTTGATATTGAATTCCTTAGCCGTAAGTTAGATGTTCATATGCACGCTATTACCAAAGAAGGTATCTTCACTGCAAACCGCAACATTGGTAAATACACTGTTCACGAATCAACCTTGGTTAACATGCCAATTTTTTACCGTACTCCAGAAGAAATGGGCGATAAAGAAATTATTAAAATGATGTTTATCGATGAACCTGAAATTCTTGATGCTGCAATCGCTAAAATTCCACAAGAATTTTATGACAAATACACCATTGTCAAATCAACCCCATTCTACCTAGAATTCATGAACAAAACTGCTAGCAAAGGCAATGCCATTACACACCTTGCCGAAAAAATGGGACTTAGCAAAGACCAAACCATGGCTATTGGCGATGCTGAAAACGACCGTGCCATGCTTGAAGCCGTTGGTAACCCTGTTGTCATGGAAAATGGTACACCAGAACTCAAAGAAATCGCTAAATATATTACAAAATCAAATGAAGAAAGTGGCGTTGCATACGCCCTTAGAGAGTGGGTCTTAAAATAATGTATAGCTATAAAATCGGTATTTCTGCGGAAGAACACGATAATTTTGCAAAATCAAGTAACCAAACAAACCTTTTACAATCATCAAATTGGGCAAAAATTAAAGATAATTGGG
Coding sequences within:
- the yidA gene encoding sugar-phosphatase, whose amino-acid sequence is MSIKLVAVDIDGTLLTNDRKVTPEVFEAVQDAKKQGVKVIIATGRPIPGVQTLLDELNLKESGDYVITFNGGLVQDTATGENIITETMTYDDYLDIEFLSRKLDVHMHAITKEGIFTANRNIGKYTVHESTLVNMPIFYRTPEEMGDKEIIKMMFIDEPEILDAAIAKIPQEFYDKYTIVKSTPFYLEFMNKTASKGNAITHLAEKMGLSKDQTMAIGDAENDRAMLEAVGNPVVMENGTPELKEIAKYITKSNEESGVAYALREWVLK
- a CDS encoding cation-translocating P-type ATPase, giving the protein MFKEQSKALFYTQGKDETLDELQSSREGLSTAEAQKRLDEYGHNELEESQKRSLLAKFLDQFKDLMIIILLVAAALSVVTEGSEGLTDALIILAVVILNAAFGVYQEGQAEAAIEALKDMSSQIARVRRNGHIVEIDSRELVPGDIVMLEAGDVVPADMRLLEAASLKIEEAALTGESVPVEKDLSVEVAADAGIGDRVNMAYQNSNVTYGRGSGVVVNTGMYTEVGKIADMLANADETDTPLKQNLNQLSKVLTYLVVAIAIVTFIVGVFVRGESPIEGLMTSVALAVAAIPEGLPAIVTIVLSMGTTTLAKRNSIVRKLPAVETLGSTEIIASDKTGTLTMNQMTVEKVYTNGELQSAASDIASDNNTLRIMNFANDTKIDPNGKLIGDPTETALVQFGLDHSFDIREALVEEPRVAELPFDSERKLMSTIHKEADGKYFVAVKGAPDQLLKRVTRIEENGQVRDITAEEKEGILAVNKDLARKALRVLMMAYKYVSEVPALESDIIESDLIFSGLVGMIDPERPEAAKAVAVAKEAGIRPIMITGDHQDTAEAIAKRLGIIEDDGQDHVFTGAELNELSDEEFQKVFKQYSVYARVSPEHKVRIVKAWQNEGKVVAMTGDGVNDAPSLKTADIGIGMGITGTEVSKGASDMVLADDNFATIIVAVEEGRKVFSNIQKSIQYLLSANMAEVFTIFFATLFGWDVLQPVHLLWINLVTDTLPAIALGVEPAEPGVMSHKPRGRKSNFFDGGVMGAIIYQGIFQTVLVLGVYGWALMFPEHATNRMVHEDALTMAFATLGLIQLVHAFNVKSVYQSIFTVGAFKNRTFNWAIPIAFLLLMITIVVPGFNDLFHVSHLSATQWLAVIIGSSLMVVLTEIVKAIQRVLGQDEKAI
- a CDS encoding HD domain-containing protein; the protein is MNEKVFRDPVHNYITVNHQIIYDLINSKEFQRLRRVKQVSTTVFTFHGAEHSRFSHCLGVYEIARRVTEIFDDKFPDIWNSDDNLLTMVAGLLHDVGHGAYSHTFEKLFDTDHEAVTQKIITSPDTEVNTILRRVSPDFPEKVASVINHTYHNKQVVQLISSQIDCDRMDYLLRDSYYSGANYGQFDLNRILRVIRPTEDGIVFEYNGMHAVEDYIVSRFQMYMQVYFHPASRGMEVLLQNLLKRAKYLYQTDTDFFERTSPNLIPFLENHANLADYLALDDGVMNTYFQTWMTAEDEILADLASRFVNRKVFKSVTFEESSRKELSHLVDLVQSVGFDPDYYTGIHVNFDLPYDIYRPEKEEPRTEINMIQKDGSVVELSTISPIVKALTGTIYGDQRFYFPKEMLVDNDLFAIDKKAFMSYISNEHFVYHN
- a CDS encoding DUF1934 domain-containing protein, which produces MKLHIKNKIDLDGQVELVEQSYPVKLTEKNGHIYLAYTNEEEETVMLKCNEQELVMTRYSTPKSIMRFHRDNPALVAIPTPVGLQHLQTQTSIYELDVEQQHLKIHYQLKQVDGESVFANYQLEIHWV